In the Topomyia yanbarensis strain Yona2022 chromosome 3, ASM3024719v1, whole genome shotgun sequence genome, one interval contains:
- the LOC131687506 gene encoding uncharacterized protein LOC131687506 — MAELRSLRKREHQIVTAFDSVQHFLQKYDQETDSGQVNLRLHGLEEDFKDFLVVRSKLELLLEDVEVQKHAKSDPDLKQEALEHMDDENDRIMQEFRDRFYALKAALVTLLPHFLPPPTPPSQRGPHSSIAGDDVFGVHPTPTFSKVKLPEIRLPSFSGKIFEWVTFRDTFQSLIHNNPQLTDMDRFTYLRSSLSGDALQEISSVGLSAVNYNVAWEMLANRYENKKLIVKAHLDALFATEGLKRESYEKLNSLISEFEKNLQMLDKIGQNTSEWSTILAYMLCSSIPPRCGSGKLITIQRMYPRILLCSVSCAIIVMYSSQWLLLNPTSSIIVPRNQLSVTQW; from the coding sequence ATGGCAGAACTTAGATCTCTTCGTAAGCGGGAACACCAGATAGTGACGGCTTTCGACAGCGTGCAACATTTTCTCCAGAAATACGACCAGGAGACTGATAGCGGGCAAGTGAACCTTCGGCTGCATGGACTTGAGGAAGATTTTAAGGATTTTCTTGTGGTTCGGAGTAAGCTTGAGTTGCTGCTGGAAGATGTTGAGGTCCAGAAACATGCTAAATCTGACCCAGACTTGAAGCAGGAGGCGTTGGAACATATGGACGATGAAAATGATCGTATTATGCAGGAATTTCGTGATCGATTCTACGCACTGAAGGCGGCGCTTGTGACTTTGCTACCACATTTCCTACCCCCACCAACGCCACCATCACAAAGAGGTCCCCATTCGTCAATTGCAGGAGATGATGTTTTCGGTGTGCACCCAACGCCGACATTTTCAAAAGTGAAGCTACCTGAAATCCGTTTACCGTCGTTCAGTGGTAAGATCTTCGAGTGGGTAACCTTTCGTGACACCTTTCAAAGCCTCATTCACAACAATCCTCAGTTGACCGACATGGACCGTTTCACCTACTTGAGATCATCGTTATCAGGAGACGCATTGCAGGAGATTAGTTCTGTGGGCTTGTCAGCCGTAAACTACAACGTTGCGTGGGAAATGTTAGCGAATCGTTATGAAAACAAGAAGTTGATTGTGAAGGCTCATCTAGACGCACTTTTCGCTACAGAAGGGCTCAAGAGAGAGAGCTATGAAAAACTCAACAGTCTCATTAGCGAGTTTGAGAAAAACCTTCAGATGCTGGACAAGATTGGGCAAAATACCTCCGAGTGGAGCACCATTCTCGCATACATGTTGTGTAGCTCGATTCCGCCACGCTGCGGCAGTGGGAAACTCATCACAATTCAAAGGATGTACCCACGTATACTGCTATGCTCGGTTTCTTGCGCAATCATTGTGATGTACTCCAGTCAGTGGCTCCTGCTAAATCCAACTTCGTCGATCATCGTTCCTCGAAACCAGCTGTCTGTCACACAGTGGTGA
- the LOC131687508 gene encoding uncharacterized protein LOC131687508 — MNVPDRVEAVAKHRLCRNCLRPGHYANSCERGVCRHCQQKHHSMLHGPTRSSVPHSQPKPPTQDEQSRPPKAKQHNSNQHTHTTTASSQRTNNTPPATNTPTTSQNYVALPITPTHNILLSTALVTIKDRFGRATLARALLDSCSQHCLMTASFASKLQFRETPTYLSVQGIGSARSVSTKLVSAEVGPRSRIISPFTEEMQFHVLPKLTVLLPTTSCNPAEWDLPDSTLIADPSFHEPGPVDLIIGAEYYMDLLKDERQKATPSGPTLQNTVFGWIVSGRVPNSTNSERCSLVHVCSTAELEEQLTRFWELETCRTASTNSVEETTCEQFFKETTVRDENGRFVVALPKKEYVISKLGDSRATALKRFMGLERRFAANPDLKTLYSQFIHEYQTLGHMKEVIDDTAAGKTFYLPHHAVLKPDSTTTKLRVVFDGSCRTSTGISLNDGLMVGPVVQEDLLSITLRFRIHRFAIVADIAKMYRMVRVQETDQPLQRILWRDSIEEPIRTFELTTVTYGTASAPYLATKCLQSLADEGEETHPDAAKVLKQDFYVDDMLSGVDDVKDGRKLIQQLVELLQSAGFSLRKWNSNSKELLQNVPEQLRDDRSILELDSSSSTIKTLGLVWEPSTDSFRFTIPTWNSAAVITKRIVLSDVSRLFDPLGIVGPVIIQAKIFIQDLWKQECSWDEPLLPELQEYWQEYRRNLAGLDSLSVPRWVGISSNIVAEELHGFCDASEAAYGACIYIRTVTETGSVSVRLLTSKSRVAPLENLKKKKKRQSIPRLELSSALLLAHLYEKVVQSLRISVRSFFWTDSMIVKCWLSSSPSRWKQFVANRVSEIQHITKEGTWNHVAGVENPADLVSRGMIPAQLQYQYVWFDGPRWLLLEEAYRPQPRQIREEDIASADLEEKTTTLVLQASTPSEIFNLRSSLSELVRITAYIRRFRFNAQAVNRNCRRYGPITSSELDDALRALVRLAQEESFPQELADLSKRTHVRDSSRIVSLKPILNEGMMCVGGRLRHASVSPNRKHPYILDPHHPLTKIVVTHYHRKLFHAGQQLLISAMRERFWPVYTRNLVRQVIHECVAYFRVRPKVHDQIMADLPAERVTPCSPFQRVGVDYCGPFSVVYPHRRCRPVKCFVAVYICLTTKAIHLEIAADLTTQAFLASLKRFSARRGKPELIMCDNAKNFVGAKRELDELRKLFHNQQFQNTVAKEAADDRIEFRFIPARSPNFGGLWESAVKSFKTLFKRTIGLHTLVYDEMQTVLIQIEAILNSRPLTPVSNDPDDFEALTPAHFLIQRPLMAIPEPDLGEIPENRLSVWQKAQRFTQVLWKKWSTQYLSNLHNRTKWTRQRDNIRVGTMVVLKEENLPPLKWHLARVTEIQTGPDGNVRVVKVRTKDGSYQRAISKICVLPIRDNISLPTEED; from the coding sequence ATGAACGTTCCAGATCGTGTCGAGGCTGTCGCTAAACACAGACTGTGTCGAAACTGTCTGCGTCCAGGACATTACGCAAATTCCTGCGAGAGAGGGGTCTGCCGTCATTGTCAACAGAAGCACCATTCCATGCTGCATGGACCAACCAGATCCTCCGTTCCACACTCGCAGCCGAAACCTCCGACACAAGACGAGCAATCGCGACCGCCGAAGGCTAAGCAACACAATTCGAaccaacacacacacaccaccACTGCCAGCTCGCAGCGCACAAACAACACACCTCCAGCCACCAACACGCCCACCACAAGTCAAAATTATGTCGCACTCCCCATCACACCTACACACAACATACTTCTGTCTACCGCTCTCGTTACAATCAAAGATCGTTTTGGTAGAGCGACGCTGGCACGAGCCCTGCTAGACTCGTGTTCCCAGCACTGTCTAATGACTGCCAGTTTTGCGAGCAAGCTACAGTTCCGTGAGACTCCTACGTATTTGTCGGTTCAAGGGATTGGATCAGCTCGATCGGTTTCCACCAAATTAGTTAGTGCAGAGGTCGGTCCTAGGTCTAGGATCATTTCGCCATTCACTGAAGAGATGCAGTTCCATGTGCTGCCAAAGCTGACTGTGTTACTTCCGACGACGAGTTGCAATCCGGCCGAGTGGGATCTTCCGGATTCGACGTTGATAGCCGATCCCAGTTTTCACGAGCCTGGTCCGGTCGATTTGATTATCGGAGCTGAATATTACATGGACTTGCTGAAAGATGAACGACAAAAGGCTACACCATCAGGACCGACTCTGCAGAATACGGTGTTTGGGTGGATAGTCTCGGGAAGAGTTCCCAACAGTACAAATAGCGAGCGATGTTCACTGGTTCACGTGTGCTCGACGGCGGAACTCGAAGAGCAGCTCACCAGATTTTGGGAATTGGAGACCTGTCGAACCGCCAGCACCAATTCCGTCGAAGAAACCACCTGCGAACAGTTTTTCAAGGAGACTACAGTAAGAGACGAGAATGGCAGATTTGTTGTGGCCCTGCCAAAGAAGGAATACGTTATCAGCAAATTGGGAGATTCAAGGGCAACTGCTCTCAAACGGTTCATGGGACTCGAACGACGATTTGCAGCTAACCCAGACCTGAAGACGCTGTATTCCCAGTTTATACACGAATACCAAACTCTCGGCCACATGAAAGAGGTCATCGATGATACCGCCGCAGGAAAGACattttatttaccgcaccacgCTGTTCTAAAGCCGGACAGTACCACCACGAAACTCCGAGTAGTTTTTGATGGCTCTTGTCGAACATCTACGGGCATTTCTTTGAACGACGGCTTGATGGTCGGTCCCGTTGTTCAGGAAGACCTCCTCAGTATCACGTTACGCTTCCGTATCCACCGATTTGCAATAGTAGCCGACATCGCCAAGATGTACCGAATGGTTCGAGTTCAGGAAACGGATCAACCGCTACAACGGATCTTGTGGAGAGATTCTATCGAAGAGCCAATCCGTACTTTCGAATTGACGACCGTTACGTACGGTACCGCGTCTGCGCCTTATCTGGCCACAAAATGCCTGCAAAGTTTAGCCGATGAAGGAGAAGAAACGCATCCAGATGCTGCTAAGGTGCTCAAGCAGGACTTCTACGTGGACGATATGCTCTCAGGTGTAGACGACGTGAAGGATGGAAGGAAGTTGATCCAACAGCTGGTCGAGCTTTTACAGTCAGCAGGATTTTCACTTCGCAAGTGGAATTCCAACAGTAAGGAGCTCCTACAGAACGTGCCTGAGCAGTTGAGGGACGATCGGTCGATCCTAGAGTTAGATTCGTCTAGTTCAACCATCAAAACGCTAGGACTTGTGTGGGAACCCAGTACGGACAGCTTTCGATTCACTATTCCAACCTGGAACTCCGCGGCTGTAATCACCAAACGAATAGTGCTCTCAGACGTCTCCCGACTGTTTGACCCATTAGGCATCGTGGGGCCTGTTATTAttcaagcaaaaatattcatCCAAGATTTATGGAAACAAGAGTGTTCTTGGGATGAACCTCTCCTGCCAGAGCTACAGGAATACTGGCAAGAGTATCGGAGAAACCTTGCTGGTTTGGATAGCCTCTCTGTTCCTCGGTGGGTTGGAATATCTAGCAACATTGTAGCAGAGGAGCTACATGGGTTTTGTGACGCCTCTGAAGCAGCTTACGGGGCCTGTATTTATATTAGGACAGTTACAGAGACTGGATCTGTATCAGTGCGGCTGTTGACATCCAAATCGCGGGTTGCTCCACTTGAAAAcctgaagaagaaaaagaaaaggcAGTCCATACCTCGCTTGGAATTGTCGTCAGCACTGTTGCTCGCTCACTTGTACGAAAAGGTCGTACAAAGTCTCCGCATCTCCGTTAGATCATTCTTTTGGACGGATTCGATGATCGTTAAGTGCTGGCTTtcgtcatcgccatcaagatgGAAGCAATTTGTCGCTAATCGAGTCTCCGAGATCCAGCATATCACGAAGGAAGGTACCTGGAATCACGTCGCAGGTGTAGAAAATCCAGCAGATTTAGTCTCGCGTGGGATGATCCCAGCACAGCTTCAGTACCAATATGTTTGGTTTGACGGACCTCGCTGGTTGCTATTGGAAGAAGCCTATCGCCCTCAGCCCCGCCAGATTAGAGAAGAAGACATTGCATCAGCTGACTTGGAGGAGAAAACCACCACGTTAGTCCTTCAGGCAAGCACTCCCAGTGAGATCTTCAACCTACGATCGTCACTGTCGGAGTTAGTTCGCATTACGGCTTATATTCGCCGTTTCCGGTTCAACGCACAAGCTGTTAACCGCAACTGTAGAAGGTATGGGCCGATCACATCGTCTGAGCTCGACGATGCACTGCGAGCATTGGTTCGGCTTGCGCAAGAAGAAAGCTTTCCACAAGAACTTGCTGATTTGTCCAAGCGAACCCACGTGCGGGACTCGTCGCGCATTGTGTCACTAAAGCCGATTCTCAATGAAGGCATGATGTGTGTTGGCGGCCGGTTACGACATGCATCAGTTTCACCGAATCGCAAGCATCCGTACATTCTCGACCCACATCACCCGCTGACGAAAATCGTAGTTACTCACTACCATCGGAAACTATTTCATGCGGGACAGCAGCTGTTAATTTCGGCAATGCGAGAGCGATTCTGGCCAGTGTACACCAGGAACTTGGTGCGACAGGTAATCCACGAGTGCGTCGCTTATTTTCGAGTTCGACCAAAGGTTCATGACCAGATTATGGCTGATCTCCCGGCTGAAAGAGTAACTCCCTGTTCGCCGTTTCAAAGAGTCGGAGTTGATTACTGCGGACCATTTTCAGTGGTCTATCCACATCGTCGTTGCCGGCCTGTAAAATGTTTCGTCGCAGTCTACATTTGCCTTACTACCAAGGCGATACACTTAGAGATAGCCGCGGATCTTACGACGCAGGCCTTCCTAGCATCGTTGAAGCGCTTCTCGGCTCGACGTGGAAAACCCGAGCTGATAATGTGTGACAACGCAAAGAATTTTGTTGGTGCAAaacgagagctggatgaacttcGCAAGCTGTTTCACAACCAACAGTTCCAGAACACTGTCGCAAAGGAGGCGGCAGACGACAGAATTGAGTTTCGGTTCATTCCAGCACGTTCTCCTAACTTCGGCGGGCTATGGGAATCCGCTGTCAAATCGTTTAAGACACTCTTCAAACGTACGATTGGCTTGCATACCTTGGTGTACGACGAAATGCAGACAGTCTTGATTCAGATTGAGGCGATTCTGAACTCACGACCGCTCACCCCCGTTAGCAACGATCCAGACGATTTTGAAGCTCTGACACCAGCACATTTTCTAATACAGCGACCCTTAATggcaattccggaaccagatcTTGGAGAGATCCCGGAAAATCGGCTGTCCGTCTGGCAAAAGGCACAGCGATTCACACAGGTTCTGTGGAAAAAATGGTCGACGCAGTATTTGTCGAATCTGCACAATAGGACGAAGTGGACACGCCAAAGAGACAACATACGTGTGGGCACTATGGTTGTTCTCAAAGAAGAAAATTTACCTCCGTTGAAATGGCACCTAGCGCGTGTGACGGAGATTCAAACAGGTCCAGATGGGAATGTACGAGTGGTTAAAGTACGAACAAAGGATGGTAGCTACCAACGAGCAATCTCGAAGATATGCGTGCTACCCATCCGCGATAATATTTCTTTACCAACCGAGGAGGACTAG